The genomic segment AATTATGCATTCAAACAACATCCAAATTTCCAATCTAACACTTGTGAATTCTCCATCGTGGAATATCCACCCCGTTTACAGCAGGTCAATATGCATGCTCGCGAGTGTTTTTCTATGTCATCATCACTTTAAATTTTATGACTAGTTCTATATTATGATTTACTGGTGTTAATTATGCGCAATTGCAGCAATATAATTATTCAAGGCATCACAATCCTAGCTCCAATAACATCACCGAACACAGATGGGATAAATCCAGGTCAGTTGGTTCTGAACCGTGAACATTTACACATTTTAAGGGGTCTCGACGAGTGTATGATATCCTGTCCCACATTAGATAGGAGGAGGTGAGGGTGCAAATGACTTTATAAGTTTGCAAAGAATTGTTATAACAACATGAGTTAATATTTTCACAAAGCGATGGAGGGTGCAAATGTTTTGTTGGTGCAGCCTTTTGCAAAGAACACAGGCCTGTGAGTCTGAAATGTGAGAGAGTAGGAATGTTCCATTGTTATCTCAaccaaaatatttcattttactCGACTATAACACAGTGGACCTTTCATTGAAATTCTCTTTCCACCATTGAAAATGATTCAACTCCATTCCTCAATTGAACATCAGACTCAAAAGTTTTCATGTATGCACAGATTCTTGCACAAACACGAGAATTGAAGACACCTACATCGTCTCCGGAGATGATTGCATTGCAGTAAAAAGTGGGTGGGATGAATACGGTATAAGCTACGGGATGCCTACAAAACAACTACTAATTAGACGCCTCACCTGTGTTTCACCTTACAGTGCCGCCATAGCCTTAGGGAGTGAAATGTCAGGTGGGATTGAAGATGTGAGAGCTCAAGACATAACAGCCCTTCACACAGAATCGGGTGTCAGAATCAAGACAGCAGTAGGCAGAGGTGGCTATGTAAAAAACATATACGTAAAAGGCATGAGTTTACATACCATGAAATGGGTATTCTGGATGACTGGAAACTACGGCTCTCATGCTGACAACCATTATGATCCAAACGCGCTACCAAAGATAACTGGGATCAACTACCGGGATGTGGTGGCTGAAAACGCATCGATGGCAGCAAGACTGGAGGGAATCTCGGGTGATCCATTCACCGGGATCTGCATTTCTAATGTGACTATAGGGATGGCACTGAAGTCTAAGAAGTATCCATGGACTTGCGTCGAGGTGGAGGGGATTTCGAGTGGGGTGGTGCCACCACCGTGTAATCTGCTGCCTGATCAGGGTGAAGAGAGACAAGGAATGTGCGACTTTCCTTCAGACACTTTAGCTATTGATACGGTAGAGCTACAGAAATGTTCCTACAGTATGAGATACCTGTCATAGCCTAGTCAACTTCTTATTATTGCAACGAACAACTGTGACTTGAAACGTCGGTATTTATTCATTTCTCTATCATTCTTTATTTAGAACTGTAAAGCAAGATGCAGAAAAGATTCAGTGAGAAAATTGACGTTGAAGAATAGTTGAAGGAATAAAAATTAACAATCGCAGCATAAgaaaatggcaaaaacttgtgtgagacggtctcacgggttatatttgtgagacggatctcttatttgggtcatccattaaaaagtattactttttatgttaaaagtattactttttattgtgaatatgggtggggttgacccgtctcacggattaagatccgtgagacggtctcacatgagatctacTCTAAGAAAATTGCCGCAATTTTATAATTGGGCGATTAAAATGAAATTTACAGAGGAAAGAAACCTGACACTGTATTATTCTCGACATGAAGTCTTCAGAACGAAATTATCATTAAAACACAAAATTCAAAGTTTTAGACACAATATGTGTGTAATAGATATATGAGCAATTGGTCTATGCACTCATATATGCATTCGAGTGAGCGTCGGTACGTCTTTGTTTGCATGTTGTGCTTGATTAACCATGACAAAAATGTTAAATAATTGATCAAATCACATGAAGATTAATCATAAAATCTATCTGGATCCACAATCATCCAATTAGTTTATCGTCATCCAGAAACAAGATCACTCTCTCAGCTACACAGTATATATGggagaaaatttaaaaatacattttcacTCCTTCACCGAACAAGCTGACCTATATTTTCATTAACTGGACTTCGATCCATGAAATTGAAAGCAATCCTAATGTCATCAAGTAAATCATTTCGTCCACGTATCACATCTTTGAACAAATCATTCAGCTCCTTTGCGAGAAGATCCAATCCCAGAGCAAAGTTTTCAGATGATTTCTCGAATTCCAATTTCAATGTTTGCAGCACTTCAGTTTCGACAGAGTCTACACCATTTTGCAAATCCAGAAACAACTTCTCCACAGAAGCATCGACAGCTTCTCGCTCGTTCACGACTGTCGCCTTTCCACGAGAGAATATGTTTCTTAGTTCAGTATTCATGAAAGACTGAAGCTTGGTAAAATTTTCAGCCCATAGGTAAGTCTCAGGAACTTGAATGTCCATCAGTTTCTTCTCAGAACCTGAGAATGAAGCATCAAAGATGCTAGCTAGAAAAAGAGTCACCACCTTGACTCCATAGATAGCTTGCCTCAACACCTTTTCCTTTGCAGATTGCTTAATATTTGGCCGGTCTGGCATGTGGGCAAGATAATCCAATGCAGAAAAGCATTGGTCCACTCTTGAATTCTTTGCATCAACCTGCTGCTTCCAATCATCCAGGGATGTGCGTGCCTCCACAAGTGAACCACTGTTCAATTCGACCACAGCACATTTGAGGTAGAAAAGACCATCCTGCAGCTGAGCAATGTGATGATTTAAAACGGTGCAAATCTCCAGCAACTTATTACTAGTGTCAAAATACACATCAGTCCACATGCGATCACAACGATGGATAGGCAGTTCAAGTGCAGCAATTAGAGCTTTCACATCAGTATGCATCTCAAACATTGACTTTATCGCACACTGCATCCATGATAAGTGTTGTACTTCTTCCTTGTTGGCTGGAATAAGTTTTTTAAGCCTCTCTGCCAATGTCTCCTCAAAAGTATTCAACATAGAAACGAGCTTGGGAGACATGTGTGAGCGGCTTGGTAATATCATTCGGAGAGGATTTCCAAATGGGAGAAAAGCTCTGACTGAACCCTGTGGGCAGCTCATTCTGATTGCACCAACTGCAAAAGGACACAACATAAAAGAAAAGCAAGTTGTTTCACCAGGTGCATCATAACTCCTAATCCTAGGTGGAAAGTTAAACACAGGAAATTTATAAAACGAAGAGGGGCAGGATGAAGATGGGAAAGACCAATAATTCTTTATTACAACAGAACACAGCGCCACGATGAAAATTGAACAAAATATAGTTCAACCTCAGTCATAGCAAATTCACAATCAGAAAATGCAATCATGTCAATAATGAAGGTAAGTAGAACTCATCATGTGTTTGAGTTTAATCCAAACCATCAGTGATAAGACACACAGAAGCTTTCAAACTTTTCAGTCGCagttgatatttttaaattctttACCAGCAAAATTTACCGGTGTGTGTGAGAAATAGGTATGCGACATTGAATATAAGAGAGAAATTTTTGGACAACTCTGTTCATTTAAACGGTAAAGTTCTGTGCCTGGTTCTTCGCTTGTCATTTGGAAACAATCCACATGGCCGTATGGGCATTAAGGAGCCCTGATCCGAAGAGGTTTAAAATACGCATAATAGCAATATCAGCGGAATGCCTGGGAGGTTTATGGATCATCGCTTAAACAGAAATCAACGAGACAAATGTAAAACAATCATGTTAAAAAGCACATTTCTTCATTCCTAGCTACAAGTTCACTGTCCAGTAACTAAATCATTTCACACGGATCTAATTAATTATTCTTATAACCGAACGAGTAGCAAGCAATCACCAACAGACAAAAAAAATGATGGAGCCAATAAAACTCAGCATTAACGCAGAAATAAGGGacaattttctgaaattctagCCCCATGTATCATCGACTCACCTATCAGCCTTTTCAAAGacaaaataaaaaaaccaaGAATCTTCACATCGAAACACCACCAACAAAAAAACAATTCAAAACACCAACCTACATGACCAGATCTCCGCCGGCACTAACAATTTCCTACATAAAAAATCACTGTAATTCTCACAGTCACACTCGTCTATCCGACATCAAACCCTAAACAACAAAACATGAAAACAAAAAGGCATATGAACAGATACATACAGAATTACGCATGCAAAGTGGAGAACAAAAAAGGGATATAGATTCACGAGCCGTACCTGAAATAGTACTCAGAGACGCGTAGACAAAGAATTAAACTTCGTAACAATCTTCGCATTTATACACAACACACAAGGGATTTCGCTTCGTAACCGACATCAAGCACACCTATTTGAAAACATTCTTCGACACGACAAAAGCATCCAAATATCAAATTCCTAGAAGCTTTTGAACTGAAGAAAGCACTAATAACTTAGAGTACAAGTAATTAGCAAATCGAAATTGAATTTTGGTCCAATCCGTATTTTCACAGAGAAGGCGTGCATCCACACCAGCACTAACCTTGGCTCAGCGCACCCATCCGACGACAAATTAATTATTGGATTTCAAACCGACCTAAACTCTGAACTATATATTATAACTAGTTTTCCTAGATAAAATTGATTATTAAAATTAGCATGCATGATAATTTATTTACTTCTCGTGACTTTCATAAAATATAGATCCCCTTAAACAATGAAAATACTGAATAAAAGAATCAATTTTTGTATTTCgattgaaaattaatatcacgTTTGTATTAGACAATGAATGACATAACGTATTTATCAATAATATTGTACTCATATATAAATTCATGTATtatgtagaaaacaataattgtaacaaaataaaataataaacatgatACAAATTTTTAATGTGgttttaatttcaataaataatttaaattaaaaataaactaTTTAACATTTGTCGTTAAATTTTTCGGATTTTTATCACtatcacatataaaaaaaaattagatcatTATGATTCGTAACTCTGGATACAGCAACAAACAACTGACCATGACTAAAAATAGggttcttcaaaaaaaaaatcttacatGAGACAATGATTGCCCTGACTTTTGTTGATTGTCATTGCATATGATACAATCAAATGATACtttgttgaaatttaaaaagaaGCCTTAGATCAGAAAGCGTCAATGACATTCTTGGAATAAGCATTTTTTGACCTGCATTACTTCTAGTAAGAATTTTTCCTTCCAAAACATGGTTTCCGAGCCTTGTCACGATCAATTTAGTGTCATTGCATAATCCAAGAGAATGATCTATGTTAGAGATAAAGtactttatttaattaaaaaatcataTCATTGGTAATATCACTTAACATAGATATTGATGTTGGAATGAGCATCTTGAATGAACCATGAAAACTAAATTGTTGAGATACTCTTGCTATCAAATCCTTATTTTCTGTTTAAATAtttacaacaaaaaataattaaaataaattgaattaaTTCTAAAAGAAACATTTATAATGATAACTCACAAGATAAATGTATTCAAGTAAAAAAATAGTAAttgatatttaatataaatttatttaacatgGATTATTAACAATGGTCTACTATACAACTTCATAATCAATTTTGGCCTTGAAGTAATTTAACTAACAAATTTTGCCTGTTGAGTATGCTAAATTTcatacatatatttttattctaaatatGTTAATTAACAAATTTTccttgtttttattattttgcatgaataaaaaaatataaaaaaaattgtagtttatattaaattgacaaacaattattttttaatcatcTATATTAATTGGAGAATTGTTGGTCCAAGATTAAAGTTGATATATTGAagataaaaatgattttatattatcattgaaataaatatattagatctcaaaaataaaatcaaattaaaaattagttcatctaaaatatagatgaaattttttaattataataaccttacatttatatatatgtgtcattaattttaaattaataaaatgattTCAACGGAGCACAATTTTTTAAACATGTTTCAAATTTTCAgaattcatatttaaattttgaataacaATTTGAATTTGGTTTATAATTCCCAGAATGGAATTTAATTTCTgaatatgaaattttaaatttgaaatttaatttaatttggttTGTAATTCCAAAAAGAGATTCAATTTGCAAGAAGTTATACACATAAACATTAATATGCAGTTTtaataatgaattaaatatatgtagacatttattataatatattttaccaCATTTTTcgtttatttccttttttaGAATGACATTTAGGCGAAAACTTACTAAATCTAGCAGACAACTCTGTTTATATATTTACGGACATGAAGAAGAGGCTGGACGGGGCTCTACTTCCTTATAAAGTATATTTACAGACTTCAGCTGACATAATgcctatttaatttttaaaactcaGTCTGACTATTGCCTGTTTAATTCATTAAACCCTTTTTCATTGGTGATTGGTACTACTTGTTAACAAGTAAGACCGTTTATAGTTCCAACCGAAAAACGAGCCAACTATTCGATTCGTTtctgtttttaatttttcatatttttggttCGAACCGGTTTTTTTGGGTTAACcgaactgaatttttttttttttcattttgctTTTGTCTTATTTATGTGTGTTTGTACTCAAAGTCAAATGTAGTAGCATATTTACTGATTATCAGAAGATTTCAgaaaaaactaaaatcaaacTATTTTCACCGTGATGAGAGTCTAAAGCGAGTTATGTTGATGGAAGTATCAGAATTTAGGCGAGATGATGGCTCTGGGGAGATGTGATGTTGCCTTTTCGCCAAGCTTCATCGAGGGTCTGACATTAGACGGCCCTGTTGGTCACACTGGTATAGAAATATCCTTTAATGTGTTTCACTAGTCTCATTTCATTGCATCTCATTTTTGGCTTTCAATAGTATGATTCAACTTCATGGCCTTTTTCTTTTGGTTATTTTGCAGCACATCACCTTGCCTATTTACTCAGATTACAGACGGACAAGTTGTAGATAATaaatcaaaaatctaacatacatataaatataccactttcatttgtgaattttcttatatgtccttgttcatttatttaatttaatttaagttagcAAACAAATTAATAGATTATcttaaaggtttttttttttttgtaattcattgtCCATCTTAAATGAATTTGGACATTAACACACATTCCTCTTTCTTTCCTAACTATTatgccaaaaaaattatttatttaaattttcttgttaatttaaatttggacattaatacacaatttttttctttcctaacttttatgccaaaaaaattatttatttaaattttcttgttaATTTAAGTTAGCAATTAAATTAATAGGATTTTTAGGAGttttttgtaattcattgtCCATCTTAAATGGATTTGGACATTAGTACACATTcatatttcttttaaaaaatttatgccataaaaattatttatttaaatttttttagtaaaatctaacatttaatataaatataaatatatgatttcTAATTGTGAATTTTCTAATATACCCTTTTCatttaatttagtaaattaaatcaataatttttaatggattcttttataatttattgtCTATCTTAAATACTTCTGGATATTAATACATGTTGAATTTATCAATTTATCCATGATTTTTCTTTGTTGCTGCTAAAATTTGTTACTAAAATTAGTGTATTTACTCATGGTTGctaatgaatatttaatatttatatcttatcttttcttttattttacatataaatAAGTCACTTTTATAacaaattgattttaaaatatgaactAAGAAGCATCGTATATTTTGTAGATATTGAAATATGTTAAAGATTATTTGTAAGAATGTTTTTTTAACGTAAAATTATACT from the Primulina eburnea isolate SZY01 chromosome 3, ASM2296580v1, whole genome shotgun sequence genome contains:
- the LOC140826583 gene encoding probable polygalacturonase isoform X2, with the protein product MNYLERSSFSCLKLLNWIQILALVLGVLHGVGCRKARILESFEYSAISCRSHSASIEEFGGVGDGVTLNTNAFQEAVKQLSTFGSDGGAQLFVPAGKWLTGSFNLSSHFTLYLHSDAVLLASQDIDSWPVVDPLPSYGHGRDAAGGRYISLIFGTNLTDVVITGENGTIDGQGELWWQQFHRKKLKYTRPYLIEIMHSNNIQISNLTLVNSPSWNIHPVYSSNIIIQGITILAPITSPNTDGINPDSCTNTRIEDTYIVSGDDCIAVKSGWDEYGISYGMPTKQLLIRRLTCVSPYSAAIALGSEMSGGIEDVRAQDITALHTESGVRIKTAVGRGGYVKNIYVKGMSLHTMKWVFWMTGNYGSHADNHYDPNALPKITGINYRDVVAENASMAARLEGISGDPFTGICISNVTIGMALKSKKYPWTCVEVEGISSGVVPPPCNLLPDQGEERQGMCDFPSDTLAIDTVELQKCSYSMRYLS
- the LOC140826583 gene encoding probable polygalacturonase isoform X3, with protein sequence MNYLERSSFSCLKILALVLGVLHGVGCRKARILESFEYSAISCRSHSASIEEFGGVGDGVTLNTNAFQEAVKQLSTFGSDGGAQLFVPAGKWLTGSFNLSSHFTLYLHSDAVLLASQDIDSWPVVDPLPSYGHGRDAAGGRYISLIFGTNLTDVVITGENGTIDGQGELWWQQFHRKKLKYTRPYLIEIMHSNNIQISNLTLVNSPSWNIHPVYSSNIIIQGITILAPITSPNTDGINPDSCTNTRIEDTYIVSGDDCIAVKSGWDEYGISYGMPTKQLLIRRLTCVSPYSAAIALGSEMSGGIEDVRAQDITALHTESGVRIKTAVGRGGYVKNIYVKGMSLHTMKWVFWMTGNYGSHADNHYDPNALPKITGINYRDVVAENASMAARLEGISGDPFTGICISNVTIGMALKSKKYPWTCVEVEGISSGVVPPPCNLLPDQGEERQGMCDFPSDTLAIDTVELQKCSYSMRYLS
- the LOC140826583 gene encoding probable polygalacturonase isoform X1: MGHLQLLDAFLYAIFLCSTFDPHIYITSFSKLLNWIQILALVLGVLHGVGCRKARILESFEYSAISCRSHSASIEEFGGVGDGVTLNTNAFQEAVKQLSTFGSDGGAQLFVPAGKWLTGSFNLSSHFTLYLHSDAVLLASQDIDSWPVVDPLPSYGHGRDAAGGRYISLIFGTNLTDVVITGENGTIDGQGELWWQQFHRKKLKYTRPYLIEIMHSNNIQISNLTLVNSPSWNIHPVYSSNIIIQGITILAPITSPNTDGINPDSCTNTRIEDTYIVSGDDCIAVKSGWDEYGISYGMPTKQLLIRRLTCVSPYSAAIALGSEMSGGIEDVRAQDITALHTESGVRIKTAVGRGGYVKNIYVKGMSLHTMKWVFWMTGNYGSHADNHYDPNALPKITGINYRDVVAENASMAARLEGISGDPFTGICISNVTIGMALKSKKYPWTCVEVEGISSGVVPPPCNLLPDQGEERQGMCDFPSDTLAIDTVELQKCSYSMRYLS
- the LOC140826584 gene encoding protein BPS1, chloroplastic-like isoform X2, which codes for MSCPQGSVRAFLPFGNPLRMILPSRSHMSPKLVSMLNTFEETLAERLKKLIPANKEEVQHLSWMQCAIKSMFEMHTDVKALIAALELPIHRCDRMWTDVYFDTSNKLLEICTVLNHHIAQLQDGLFYLKCAVVELNSGSLVEARTSLDDWKQQVDAKNSRVDQCFSALDYLAHMPDRPNIKQSAKEKVLRQAIYGVKVVTLFLASIFDASFSGSEKKLMDIQVPETYLWAENFTKLQSFMNTELRNIFSRGKATVVNEREAVDASVEKLFLDLQNGVDSVETEVLQTLKLEFEKSSENFALGLDLLAKELNDLFKDVIRGRNDLLDDIRIAFNFMDRSPVNENIGQLVR
- the LOC140826584 gene encoding protein BPS1, chloroplastic-like isoform X1 encodes the protein MGALSQVGAIRMSCPQGSVRAFLPFGNPLRMILPSRSHMSPKLVSMLNTFEETLAERLKKLIPANKEEVQHLSWMQCAIKSMFEMHTDVKALIAALELPIHRCDRMWTDVYFDTSNKLLEICTVLNHHIAQLQDGLFYLKCAVVELNSGSLVEARTSLDDWKQQVDAKNSRVDQCFSALDYLAHMPDRPNIKQSAKEKVLRQAIYGVKVVTLFLASIFDASFSGSEKKLMDIQVPETYLWAENFTKLQSFMNTELRNIFSRGKATVVNEREAVDASVEKLFLDLQNGVDSVETEVLQTLKLEFEKSSENFALGLDLLAKELNDLFKDVIRGRNDLLDDIRIAFNFMDRSPVNENIGQLVR